A genomic window from Vanessa cardui chromosome Z, ilVanCard2.1, whole genome shotgun sequence includes:
- the LOC124543369 gene encoding tubulin alpha-1 chain-like, which produces MRECISIHGGQAGVQIGNACWELYCLEHGIQPDGQMPSDKTVGGGDDSFNTFFSETGAGKHVPRAVFIDLEPTVVDEVRTGTYRQLFHPEQLITGKEDAANNYARGHYTIGKEIVDLVLDRVRKLADQCTGLQGFLIFHSFGGGTGSGFASLLMERLSVDYGKKSKLEFAIYPAPQISTAVVEPYNSILTTHTTLEHSDAAFMVDNEAIYDICRRNLDIERPTYTNLNRLIGQIVSSITASLRFDGALNVDLTEFQTNLVPYPRIHFPLVTYAPVISAEKAYHEQLSVAEITNACFEPANQMVKCDPRHGKYMACCMLYRGDVVPKDVNAAIGTIKTKRTIQFVDWCPTGFKVGINYQPPTVVPGGDLAKVQRAVCMLSNTTAIAEAWSRLNHKFDLMYAKRAFVHWYVGEGMEEGEFSEAREDLAALEKDYEEVGMDSGEGEGEGGEEY; this is translated from the coding sequence ATGCGTGAATGCATTTCGATACACGGAGGACAAGCAGGAGTTCAAATTGGTAATGCATGCTGGGAATTATATTGCCTGGAGCATGGAATTCAACCCGACGGTCAAATGCCATCTGATAAAACCGTTGGTGGCGGTGATGATTCctttaacacattttttagtGAAACCGGTGCTGGTAAACATGTACCAAGGGCTGTTTTCATAGATTTGGAACCCACAGTCGTAGATGAAGTCCGTACCGGTACATATCGGCAGCTATTCCATCCCGAACAGCTTATTACGGGAAAAGAGGATGCTGCTAATAACTACGCCAGAGGCCATTACACGATAGGAAAGGAAATAGTGGATCTCGTATTAGACAGAGTGCGTAAATTAGCTGACCAATGTACAGGATTACAGGGATTCTTAATATTCCATTCCTTTGGAGGTGGTACCGGCTCGGGTTTTGCTTCACTGCTAATGGAGCGTTTATCGGTAGACTACGGCAAGAAGTCTAAGCTGGAATTTGCTATATACCCAGCACCACAAATTTCTACTGCAGTAGTAGAACCTTATAATTCCATTCTTACTACTCATACTACCTTGGAGCATTCGGATGCTGCTTTTATGGTAGATAATGAAGctatttatgatatttgtagAAGAAATTTAGATATAGAAAGACCTACTTATACGAATTTAAATCGGCTTATAGGACAGATAGTGTCGTCTATAACAGCTTCTTTAAGATTTGACGGCGCTTTAAATGTCGACCTTACAGAGTTTCAAACTAACTTAGTACCATATCCACGTATTCATTTTCCTTTAGTGACGTATGCACCTGTAATATCAGCTGAAAAAGCTTACCATGAACAACTATCAGTTGCAGAAATTACTAATGCCTGTTTCGAACCTGCTAATCAAATGGTAAAGTGTGATCCTCGACATGGCAAGTATATGGCTTGTTGTATGTTATACCGTGGCGATGTTGTTCCTAAAGACGTAAATGCTGCTATAGGCACCATTAAAACAAAACGAACAATCCAGTTTGTTGATTGGTGCCCAACAGGCTTTAAAGTCGGCATTAATTACCAACCACCGACTGTTGTTCCCGGAGGAGATCTGGCTAAAGTACAGCGCGCAGTTTGCATGCTCTCAAACACTACTGCAATAGCAGAGGCATGGTCACGCTTAAACCATAAGTTTGATTTAATGTATGCAAAACGTGCCTTCGTTCATTGGTATGTAGGTGAAGGCATGGAAGAAGGTGAGTTCTCAGAAGCTCGTGAAGACTTGGCTGCATTGGAAAAGGATTACGAGGAAGTTGGTATGGATTCTGGAGAAGGAGAAGGTGAAGGTGGCGAggagtattaa